In Oscillospiraceae bacterium, a single genomic region encodes these proteins:
- a CDS encoding FeoB-associated Cys-rich membrane protein — translation MENIIVILILIAIATGIIFYLIRAKRKGEKCVGCPYAKKCNGCSSKSGNKNFHN, via the coding sequence ATGGAAAATATTATTGTTATTTTAATATTGATTGCAATTGCGACAGGAATTATATTCTATCTTATCCGTGCCAAAAGAAAGGGAGAAAAATGCGTGGGCTGTCCTTATGCCAAGAAGTGCAACGGCTGTTCAAGCAAATCGGGCAATAAAAATTTTCATAATTAA
- a CDS encoding nicotinamide mononucleotide transporter, with amino-acid sequence MFELKNYFSKLEIVLWTFSVLLIVGSFCIFDKENYLTLIASLIGVTSLIFNAKGNPFGQLLMVIFSLLYGIISYTFNYYGEMVTYLGMTMPMAIFALISWLKNPYKNNKAEVRVNAISKKETMFMWIGAAVITVLFYFILTYFNTANTIPSTISVTTSFIAVYLTFRRSPLFALAYASNDIVLIVLWIMASVYDIRYISVVVCFVAFLVNDIYGYVNWQKMKIRQSES; translated from the coding sequence GTGTTTGAGTTGAAAAACTATTTTTCAAAGCTGGAAATTGTTTTGTGGACTTTTTCTGTGTTGCTGATAGTGGGCTCTTTTTGTATATTTGACAAAGAAAACTATCTGACATTAATTGCTTCATTGATTGGAGTAACATCACTTATTTTCAATGCCAAGGGAAATCCTTTTGGTCAGTTGTTAATGGTAATATTCAGTCTTTTGTATGGAATTATATCATATACATTTAATTATTACGGCGAAATGGTTACATACCTCGGTATGACAATGCCTATGGCGATTTTTGCTTTAATATCGTGGCTGAAAAATCCATATAAAAACAATAAGGCAGAGGTAAGGGTTAATGCAATAAGTAAAAAAGAAACGATGTTTATGTGGATTGGTGCAGCAGTAATCACCGTTTTGTTTTATTTCATATTAACATATTTTAATACTGCTAATACTATCCCGAGTACAATATCTGTTACAACGAGCTTTATTGCAGTATATCTTACTTTCAGAAGAAGCCCTTTGTTTGCATTGGCATATGCTTCAAATGACATTGTTTTGATTGTTTTATGGATAATGGCAAGCGTATATGACATTCGTTATATTTCTGTTGTTGTTTGCTTTGTAGCCTTTTTAGTGAATGACATATATGGCTATGTCAATTGGCAAAAAATGAAAATCAGGCAGAGTGAAAGCTAA
- a CDS encoding ferrous iron transport protein A codes for MNLREAEEGKEYIIQQINTDDEELNAFLFSLGCYSGESITVIAHRKGGCTVSIKDGRYNIDTQLAEAIIV; via the coding sequence ATGAATTTGAGAGAAGCAGAAGAGGGAAAAGAATATATTATTCAGCAGATTAACACAGATGATGAGGAACTGAATGCTTTCTTGTTTTCTCTGGGCTGCTACAGCGGGGAAAGCATCACTGTAATTGCACACCGTAAGGGTGGCTGTACTGTTTCGATTAAAGACGGTCGCTATAATATTGATACCCAGTTGGCAGAAGCCATCATTGTTTAA
- a CDS encoding ABC transporter substrate-binding protein has protein sequence MKKTVIFLICICIFLVGCNSNKKDLDTTSSEISELSDSLIIPKITSDSLNPYKVTTNTNKHLLSLCFDGLFSVNSSFKATNAIAESYTVDNNKFIITLKSDAVFSDNSPVTAADVVFSYNLAKAQDSPYLQRFNYITSAIAKNSKVEITFISSALSNLNLLDIPIIKSGTQNEAIPIGCGKYTFSQNDDGNYILNANSSYYGTKSYINQIKIVEVPDYDTMFHSFNSGQITACYADLLNVSKSYLGTINLNTFTTNNMFFLSFNMYNPIFANAKVRQAISMSINRQKIASETLLSYAVPVWHPFNPSYFELSGTDIPSDIYSLQTALVTLDETELVLNGETRCQPLNLLVNSNNSYKLNCAKRIKEDLSGIGIPVNVIALTGQDYDLSLSSLNFDLFLGEVRLPANMDISIFSSPQINVFGWDNTVFQNIQSSLNSSEYSYDTAVTVFFENSPFIPICFKKAALAATKSLTDDVNPSDSSIFYSIENAKLE, from the coding sequence ATGAAAAAAACAGTTATTTTTTTAATTTGTATATGCATTTTTTTAGTGGGCTGTAACAGTAATAAAAAGGATTTGGATACTACCTCTTCTGAAATATCAGAGCTTTCTGACAGCCTTATAATTCCTAAAATCACCTCTGACAGTCTTAATCCCTATAAGGTTACTACAAATACAAATAAGCATCTTTTAAGCCTTTGCTTTGACGGCCTTTTTTCTGTAAATTCAAGCTTTAAGGCTACCAATGCAATAGCTGAAAGCTATACTGTAGACAACAACAAATTCATTATAACCTTGAAATCTGATGCTGTTTTTTCGGATAACTCCCCCGTCACCGCCGCAGACGTAGTTTTTTCTTACAACCTTGCAAAAGCTCAAGACTCTCCCTATTTACAAAGATTTAATTATATAACCTCAGCAATTGCTAAAAATTCAAAGGTTGAAATAACCTTTATAAGCTCTGCCTTGAGCAATCTGAATCTTTTGGATATTCCGATAATAAAATCAGGAACTCAAAACGAAGCTATTCCCATCGGCTGTGGAAAATACACTTTTTCTCAAAACGATGACGGAAATTATATTCTTAATGCCAACTCCTCTTATTACGGTACAAAGTCTTATATAAATCAGATTAAAATTGTAGAGGTACCTGATTACGATACAATGTTCCACAGCTTCAATTCAGGACAGATAACTGCCTGTTATGCCGATTTGCTCAACGTTTCAAAGTCATATTTAGGAACTATAAATCTAAATACATTTACCACCAACAATATGTTCTTTCTGAGCTTTAATATGTATAATCCGATTTTTGCAAATGCAAAAGTACGCCAGGCAATTTCAATGTCAATAAACCGTCAGAAAATTGCTTCCGAAACTCTGCTCAGCTATGCTGTACCGGTATGGCATCCCTTCAATCCTTCTTATTTTGAGCTTTCAGGTACAGATATTCCCTCTGACATCTATTCTTTGCAGACAGCGCTTGTAACTTTAGATGAAACAGAGCTTGTTTTAAACGGCGAAACAAGGTGTCAGCCTCTTAATTTGTTAGTAAATTCAAACAATTCATATAAATTGAATTGCGCAAAAAGAATTAAAGAGGATTTATCAGGCATCGGAATACCCGTAAACGTTATAGCATTAACGGGGCAGGATTATGATTTAAGTCTTTCTTCTTTAAATTTTGATTTGTTTTTAGGTGAGGTTAGGCTTCCCGCAAATATGGATATCAGCATTTTTTCAAGCCCTCAGATAAATGTTTTCGGTTGGGATAATACAGTTTTTCAAAATATTCAAAGCTCTTTAAACAGCAGTGAATATTCCTATGATACGGCAGTAACTGTTTTCTTTGAAAACTCTCCTTTTATTCCTATTTGCTTTAAAAAAGCAGCCCTTGCCGCTACCAAAAGCTTAACAGATGACGTAAACCCCTCTGACAGCAGTATATTTTATTCAATTGAAAACGCAAAGCTTGAATAG
- the pgeF gene encoding peptidoglycan editing factor PgeF gives MLKENKKKNLVYISVPDFEECGAMGVFSTRLGGVSSNEFATMNLGFNRGDNIENVKQNFNIIADVLNCSIEDFVLSSQIHKDDIADVDLSHKGVGIFKEGFESADALITNQKGIALVIVTADCVPILFCDTKKKVIAAAHAGWRGTVLNIASKVISKMVTDYSCNVKDIHCAIGPCIKKCHFEIGSDVADVLKENEFCKDFVYPFGEKFTADLAAINNYQLIRAGVMQENIQCSDECTYCNSDKYFSHRVMGTKRGTNASFVILN, from the coding sequence TTGCTTAAAGAAAACAAAAAGAAAAATCTTGTATATATAAGTGTTCCCGATTTTGAAGAATGTGGCGCAATGGGCGTTTTTTCAACACGTCTCGGCGGTGTAAGCTCAAACGAATTTGCCACAATGAATTTAGGCTTTAACCGTGGAGATAATATTGAAAACGTCAAGCAAAATTTTAATATTATTGCAGATGTGCTTAATTGCTCAATAGAAGATTTTGTTCTTTCTTCTCAAATTCATAAGGACGATATAGCAGATGTCGACTTAAGCCATAAGGGAGTCGGTATTTTCAAAGAGGGCTTTGAAAGCGCAGATGCTCTTATAACAAATCAAAAAGGGATTGCTCTTGTTATTGTTACGGCTGACTGTGTTCCCATTCTTTTTTGCGATACCAAAAAGAAAGTAATTGCCGCTGCTCACGCAGGCTGGAGAGGTACTGTTTTGAATATTGCTTCAAAGGTAATTTCAAAAATGGTAACTGACTATTCCTGTAATGTAAAGGATATTCATTGTGCCATAGGTCCCTGCATTAAAAAATGCCACTTTGAAATAGGCAGTGATGTTGCCGATGTTCTTAAAGAAAATGAATTTTGCAAAGATTTTGTCTATCCTTTTGGCGAAAAATTCACAGCGGATTTAGCCGCCATAAATAACTATCAGCTAATACGTGCAGGAGTTATGCAGGAGAATATACAGTGCAGTGATGAATGTACTTACTGCAACAGCGACAAATATTTTTCCCATCGTGTTATGGGCACAAAAAGAGGCACTAATGCCTCCTTTGTCATACTTAATTGA
- the rimI gene encoding ribosomal-protein-alanine N-acetyltransferase, protein MNIKKLDISHLEEVSQIENKCFNDPWSIEMLEESFENGLFFGYFSQDLLCGYILIYFVLDEANIMNVAVLPEFRKNGYGDALVKYALKIAKEKECVRAFLEVRQSNIAAQTLYQKNSFVIDGIRKNYYSNPTENAILMHCEI, encoded by the coding sequence ATGAATATAAAAAAACTTGACATATCTCATCTGGAAGAGGTTTCGCAAATTGAAAATAAATGCTTCAACGACCCGTGGAGTATAGAAATGTTAGAGGAAAGCTTTGAAAACGGATTGTTTTTCGGCTACTTTTCTCAGGATCTTCTTTGCGGTTATATTCTGATATATTTTGTATTGGACGAAGCAAATATAATGAATGTAGCAGTTTTACCCGAATTTCGTAAAAACGGCTATGGGGACGCTCTTGTAAAATACGCTTTAAAAATTGCCAAGGAAAAAGAATGTGTCAGAGCGTTTCTTGAGGTAAGGCAGAGCAACATAGCAGCACAAACGCTTTATCAAAAAAATAGCTTTGTAATTGACGGAATACGGAAAAACTACTACTCAAATCCAACAGAAAACGCAATTTTAATGCATTGTGAGATATAA
- the pyrF gene encoding orotidine-5'-phosphate decarboxylase has protein sequence MDRLIEKILEKKNPTVAGLDPLLDYIPSYIKEASYKKFGKTLEGAANAVWEFNKSLIDALAPIVPAIKPQSAYYELYGYEGVKVLAKTIEYAQSKGMYVITDVKRNDIGSTAGAYADAYLGKTKVGDVELSAFGSDGLTVNGYLGSDGLVPFVSYCNESDKSIFVLVKTSNPSSGELQNLKYESGKTLFETMGELIEKLGADSIGKYGYSNVGAVVGATYPQELTELRKKFKNMFFLIPGYGAQGGGAKDIIGAFDENGIGGIVNSSRAIMCAYKKEGCDEKDFAAAAAREAIRMRDEITALL, from the coding sequence ATGGACAGACTTATTGAAAAAATACTTGAAAAGAAAAACCCCACAGTAGCAGGACTTGACCCGTTGTTAGACTATATTCCTTCATATATAAAGGAAGCTTCTTACAAAAAGTTTGGCAAAACCTTAGAGGGTGCGGCGAATGCTGTATGGGAGTTTAACAAAAGCTTAATTGATGCTCTTGCTCCTATAGTTCCCGCAATTAAGCCTCAGTCTGCATATTATGAGCTTTACGGCTATGAGGGCGTTAAGGTTCTTGCAAAAACTATTGAATACGCTCAAAGCAAGGGAATGTATGTAATAACAGACGTTAAAAGAAACGATATAGGCTCAACAGCAGGAGCTTATGCAGATGCATATCTTGGAAAAACCAAGGTCGGCGATGTTGAGCTTTCCGCTTTTGGCTCTGACGGACTTACTGTAAACGGCTATTTGGGAAGTGACGGACTTGTTCCTTTTGTAAGCTATTGTAACGAGAGTGATAAGAGCATTTTTGTCCTTGTAAAAACCTCAAATCCTTCATCGGGCGAGCTTCAGAATTTAAAATATGAATCAGGAAAAACTCTTTTTGAAACTATGGGAGAGCTTATAGAAAAATTAGGTGCTGATTCCATAGGAAAATACGGCTACAGTAACGTGGGTGCAGTGGTTGGAGCAACATATCCTCAGGAGTTAACAGAGCTTCGCAAAAAGTTTAAAAATATGTTTTTCCTTATTCCAGGATACGGCGCACAGGGCGGCGGTGCAAAGGATATTATCGGTGCCTTTGACGAAAACGGCATAGGCGGAATAGTAAATTCATCAAGAGCAATTATGTGTGCATACAAAAAAGAGGGCTGCGACGAAAAGGATTTCGCGGCAGCAGCGGCAAGAGAAGCTATACGTATGCGTGATGAAATAACTGCGCTGTTATAA
- a CDS encoding ferrous iron transporter B: MRIALTGNPNSGKTTMYNALTGRNEKVGNWAGVTVDKKEHPIKKVYAGSEQITAVDLPGAYSMSPFTSEESITSSYVKNENPDVIINIVDADNLSRSLFFTTQLLELGIPVVVALNKSDIGKKKGNKIDADLLSTKLECPVIKTVSTSTEGLKALIETAIAQVGKTQTATYIQEDIDLTDKAQVEEADRKRFSFVNNIVKDVETRKVLTKDKNIGDKIDAVITNKWLGIPIFAAVMFLVFYISQTTLGAWIADGVEIGETFIPGLVPLLEMFQGFIGGLLENANPLISAILVDGVIGGVVAVVGFLPLVMVMYFLIALLEDCGYMSRAAVVLDPIFKKVGLSGKSVIPFVITVGCAVPGIMASRTIRNERERRATAMLAPFMPCGAKIPVISLFAGAFFENAWWVSALMYFAGIVLIFLGALLINLITGYKARKSFFIIELPEYKAPSLWGAFKSMCSRGWAYIVKAATIILLCNMAVQLMQTFTWSFTVAENADTSILASIASPFAYLLVPIVGVLSWQLAAAAITGFIAKENVVGTLAVCFVGLENLIDTEELALIEGAGAEVAGIMAITKVAALAYLMFNLYTPPCFAAIGAMNAEMKSAKWLWGGIGLQLAVGYTVAYLVYTIGTLIVGGALNIGAAIGGLVAVIAMIAVVVSLIMNTNKKMKTEYALKA; this comes from the coding sequence ATGAGAATTGCTTTAACAGGAAACCCAAATTCAGGTAAGACCACAATGTATAATGCTCTGACCGGCCGTAATGAAAAGGTAGGCAACTGGGCGGGTGTTACGGTAGACAAGAAAGAGCACCCAATTAAGAAGGTGTATGCAGGCAGTGAACAAATTACTGCGGTTGACCTTCCCGGCGCATACTCTATGTCACCCTTTACAAGTGAGGAAAGTATTACAAGCTCTTATGTAAAGAATGAAAATCCCGATGTTATTATCAATATCGTAGATGCAGACAATCTTAGTCGCAGTCTTTTCTTTACCACACAGCTTTTGGAGCTTGGCATTCCTGTTGTTGTTGCGCTTAATAAGAGTGATATAGGTAAGAAGAAAGGAAACAAAATTGATGCTGATTTACTTTCAACAAAGCTTGAATGTCCCGTTATTAAGACAGTTTCCACATCGACAGAGGGACTAAAAGCTCTTATTGAAACGGCTATCGCACAGGTTGGAAAGACTCAAACTGCAACTTACATACAAGAAGATATTGACCTTACCGATAAGGCACAGGTCGAAGAAGCAGACCGTAAGCGTTTTAGCTTCGTTAATAATATTGTAAAGGACGTTGAAACCCGTAAGGTTTTAACCAAGGATAAGAATATCGGTGATAAAATCGATGCCGTTATCACAAATAAGTGGCTTGGTATTCCGATTTTTGCTGCAGTTATGTTCCTTGTGTTTTATATTTCGCAGACTACACTGGGTGCTTGGATTGCCGATGGGGTGGAGATTGGTGAAACATTTATTCCGGGACTTGTACCTCTTCTTGAAATGTTCCAAGGCTTTATTGGCGGACTCCTTGAAAATGCTAATCCTCTGATTTCCGCTATCCTTGTTGACGGCGTTATCGGCGGTGTGGTTGCCGTTGTCGGATTTTTACCTCTTGTTATGGTGATGTATTTCCTTATTGCTCTTTTAGAGGATTGCGGATATATGTCCCGTGCCGCTGTTGTGCTTGACCCTATTTTCAAAAAGGTAGGCCTTTCAGGTAAATCGGTTATTCCTTTTGTAATTACTGTAGGCTGTGCAGTTCCCGGTATTATGGCAAGCCGTACTATTCGTAACGAGCGTGAACGCAGAGCAACTGCAATGCTTGCTCCCTTTATGCCTTGCGGCGCAAAGATTCCTGTTATTTCCCTGTTTGCAGGCGCATTTTTTGAAAATGCTTGGTGGGTTAGTGCGTTGATGTACTTTGCAGGTATTGTCCTTATCTTCCTTGGTGCGTTGCTTATCAATCTTATTACAGGTTACAAAGCAAGAAAATCCTTCTTTATTATAGAGCTTCCCGAATATAAAGCTCCTTCTCTGTGGGGCGCATTTAAGTCTATGTGCAGTCGTGGTTGGGCTTATATAGTAAAAGCTGCTACAATTATTCTTTTGTGTAATATGGCGGTACAGTTGATGCAGACTTTTACCTGGAGCTTTACAGTTGCAGAAAATGCAGATACTTCTATTCTTGCTTCTATTGCATCACCCTTTGCTTATTTGCTTGTTCCGATTGTGGGCGTTTTATCCTGGCAATTGGCGGCGGCAGCTATCACAGGCTTTATCGCAAAGGAAAACGTTGTTGGTACTCTTGCTGTTTGCTTTGTCGGTCTTGAAAATCTTATTGACACCGAAGAGCTTGCTCTTATAGAAGGCGCAGGGGCAGAGGTTGCAGGCATTATGGCAATTACCAAGGTTGCGGCTTTAGCTTATTTGATGTTCAATCTCTATACACCGCCTTGCTTTGCGGCTATCGGTGCTATGAATGCTGAAATGAAGAGTGCAAAATGGCTTTGGGGCGGCATAGGACTTCAGCTTGCAGTAGGTTATACTGTAGCATATCTTGTTTATACTATCGGCACTCTTATCGTAGGCGGTGCTCTTAACATCGGTGCGGCTATCGGCGGACTTGTTGCTGTAATTGCGATGATAGCAGTTGTTGTTAGTCTTATTATGAATACTAACAAGAAGATGAAAACCGAGTATGCTCTCAAAGCATAA
- a CDS encoding 5'-methylthioadenosine/S-adenosylhomocysteine nucleosidase → MIKALIIAMEEEAQPFIDILKLEKIADKPFAIYKKDNTLAVISGMGELNSALAADYAIVKFNADILYNVGCCGATGTAFKVGQIVSVQRVCKGDVDMTPMGYEKYQLPGHDVFLTLETNSNYTLADCMSNDRFITSRDIDIPRNIVVEMEAFSIAFTAKMHGKKCIIYKVVSDITERNVDSSEVNENVEAVSLKLAEHICAILK, encoded by the coding sequence ATGATTAAAGCACTGATTATAGCTATGGAAGAAGAGGCTCAGCCTTTTATTGATATACTAAAGCTTGAAAAAATTGCTGACAAGCCTTTTGCTATTTATAAAAAAGACAATACCCTTGCGGTTATTTCGGGTATGGGCGAATTAAACTCCGCTTTAGCGGCAGACTATGCTATTGTTAAATTCAATGCCGATATTCTTTACAATGTAGGTTGCTGCGGCGCTACGGGAACAGCTTTTAAAGTTGGTCAGATAGTTTCCGTTCAAAGAGTATGCAAGGGCGACGTTGATATGACCCCTATGGGTTATGAAAAATATCAGCTTCCGGGGCACGATGTTTTCTTAACTCTTGAAACAAACAGCAATTACACTCTTGCTGACTGTATGTCAAATGACCGCTTTATAACAAGCAGAGATATTGACATTCCCCGAAATATCGTTGTGGAAATGGAAGCCTTTTCTATTGCCTTTACAGCTAAGATGCACGGCAAAAAATGTATAATATATAAGGTTGTTTCCGACATTACGGAAAGAAATGTGGACAGCAGTGAAGTCAATGAAAATGTTGAAGCTGTTTCTTTAAAGCTTGCAGAGCATATTTGCGCAATACTAAAGTAG
- a CDS encoding UTP--glucose-1-phosphate uridylyltransferase — translation MKIKKAVIPAAGYGTRMLPASKAIPKELLPIVDKPAIQYIVEEAVKSGIEDIVIILSRGKSAVEDHFDRCPDLEGKLISGNKAKELEACLNVANLANICFIRQKEIKGLGHAVWCTKSAIGDNPFAVMYGDDVIMGDIPATKELCDAYEEYGLGVAGIKEVSREAIVKYSSLKVEPLKDKIYKVTDMIEKPKPGQEYSLFSILGRVVLPSEIFSIIENTPPGAGNEIQLTDAMKTLAKTKGMTGVDFSGTRYDMGNKLGVMQACVETALKHEEIGADFRKYLLELMKTL, via the coding sequence ATGAAGATTAAAAAAGCGGTTATTCCTGCAGCGGGCTACGGAACACGTATGCTTCCTGCTTCAAAGGCTATTCCCAAAGAGCTTTTACCTATCGTTGATAAGCCTGCAATTCAATATATTGTTGAAGAGGCAGTAAAATCGGGAATAGAAGATATAGTTATTATTTTATCCAGAGGTAAAAGTGCGGTTGAGGACCATTTTGACCGTTGCCCCGACTTAGAGGGTAAGCTTATTTCCGGAAATAAAGCAAAGGAATTAGAGGCTTGTCTTAACGTGGCAAACCTTGCAAATATTTGCTTTATACGTCAAAAGGAAATCAAGGGCTTAGGCCACGCTGTATGGTGCACAAAATCTGCAATAGGTGATAATCCTTTTGCTGTAATGTACGGCGACGATGTTATTATGGGTGATATTCCTGCTACAAAGGAGCTTTGCGATGCATACGAGGAGTATGGCTTGGGAGTTGCAGGAATTAAAGAGGTTTCCCGTGAAGCTATCGTTAAGTACAGTTCTTTGAAGGTTGAGCCTCTTAAGGATAAGATATATAAAGTTACTGATATGATAGAAAAGCCCAAGCCCGGACAAGAATACTCTCTGTTTTCAATTTTGGGAAGAGTTGTATTACCCAGTGAAATCTTTTCAATAATTGAAAATACACCCCCCGGAGCAGGTAATGAAATCCAGCTTACCGACGCTATGAAAACCCTTGCAAAAACAAAGGGAATGACAGGCGTTGACTTTTCGGGTACAAGATATGATATGGGCAATAAGCTTGGAGTTATGCAGGCTTGCGTTGAAACTGCATTAAAGCACGAGGAAATAGGCGCAGATTTCAGAAAATATTTACTTGAGTTGATGAAAACACTATGA
- a CDS encoding dihydroorotase, whose protein sequence is MRILLKNCPDDILIEDRIISKIGKDINTDADKVIDCKGLYVSSGFVDLHCHLREPGFEYKEKISTGTHAAAAGGFTAVVAMANTKPVCDNVDTVSFILNEANQNGYCKVYPVAAVTKGFKGEELTNFEELKRAGVRVFSDDGVPVENALMMKNAIIEANKQGVIVVSHCEEPVRAENEWKNPKSSEIIMVARECILAKETNCHIHIAHVSCKESVEIIRSYKKMGAKITAETCPHYFSLTAKDVEKYGTNAKMNPPLCDEEDRMAIIEGLVDGTIDAISTDHAPHSEAEKQKGLFDAPNGITGLETALGVSITYLYKTGYLSLEEICRKLSANPCSILGIDHSIKEGNIANITVFDAHKKYTFDKSKSLSLGRNTPYDSFELYGKNMLTISDGIITYNEIIGG, encoded by the coding sequence ATGAGAATTCTCTTAAAAAACTGTCCCGATGATATACTTATTGAGGATAGAATAATTTCTAAGATAGGTAAAGATATAAATACCGATGCAGATAAGGTAATAGACTGTAAGGGACTTTATGTTTCTTCGGGCTTTGTGGATTTGCACTGTCATTTGAGAGAGCCGGGCTTTGAATATAAGGAAAAGATAAGCACAGGCACTCACGCAGCGGCGGCAGGCGGTTTTACTGCTGTTGTAGCTATGGCAAATACAAAGCCTGTATGTGACAATGTTGATACGGTAAGCTTTATTTTAAATGAGGCAAATCAAAACGGTTATTGCAAGGTTTATCCTGTTGCCGCTGTTACAAAAGGCTTTAAGGGTGAAGAGCTTACAAATTTTGAAGAGCTTAAGAGAGCAGGTGTAAGGGTATTTTCTGATGACGGAGTACCTGTTGAAAATGCTCTTATGATGAAAAATGCTATTATAGAAGCCAATAAGCAAGGCGTAATAGTAGTATCTCACTGCGAAGAGCCTGTAAGAGCTGAAAATGAATGGAAAAATCCAAAAAGCTCCGAAATAATTATGGTGGCAAGAGAGTGTATACTTGCTAAGGAAACAAACTGCCATATACATATAGCGCACGTCAGCTGTAAGGAAAGCGTGGAAATTATAAGAAGCTATAAAAAAATGGGCGCAAAGATAACTGCAGAAACCTGTCCCCATTATTTTTCACTTACTGCTAAGGATGTTGAAAAGTACGGTACAAATGCAAAAATGAATCCGCCTCTTTGTGATGAAGAGGACCGTATGGCTATTATCGAAGGGCTTGTTGACGGCACTATTGATGCTATTTCAACAGACCACGCACCTCACAGTGAAGCTGAAAAGCAAAAGGGCTTATTCGATGCTCCTAACGGAATTACAGGCTTGGAAACAGCATTGGGAGTGAGCATTACCTATCTTTATAAAACGGGATATCTTTCCCTTGAAGAAATTTGCAGGAAGCTAAGCGCTAATCCTTGCAGTATATTAGGAATTGATCACTCAATAAAAGAGGGTAATATTGCAAATATTACGGTGTTTGATGCTCATAAAAAATATACATTTGATAAAAGCAAATCCCTCTCCCTTGGAAGAAATACTCCTTATGACAGCTTTGAGCTTTACGGTAAAAATATGCTTACAATATCTGACGGCATAATAACTTATAATGAAATAATCGGAGGATAA
- a CDS encoding helix-turn-helix domain-containing protein, whose amino-acid sequence MPPYKMLEHYALNDLYPPHQDIYLDISKNNDASVEHSHDFYELIAVINGTGTHTINGVTFRVMPGDIFLINYGDKHFFTPDKDDDSFRWLNCIWTPAFITVTDPILLKTKKYNDKFTLSISNNLIEMLNEYNLKQSQHVEIIKYQLYALLLKLKRLAGEDNTISYSERHRKSLIKMAINYINEHYKEQINLNDIANHLTISQVYLCKLFKEEMKMGAIQYLRKVRVDKAILVLMTTEKTIQEISEEVGFSDVKSFFSAFKAQMGVTPALYKLHHKQVKK is encoded by the coding sequence ATGCCACCATATAAAATGTTAGAGCATTATGCTTTAAATGACCTTTATCCGCCTCATCAGGATATCTATCTTGATATAAGTAAAAATAACGATGCTTCCGTTGAACATTCTCACGATTTTTATGAGCTTATAGCGGTAATTAACGGAACAGGAACTCACACTATTAACGGTGTGACCTTCAGAGTTATGCCCGGAGACATATTTCTCATAAACTACGGAGATAAGCATTTTTTCACTCCTGATAAGGACGATGACAGTTTCCGATGGCTAAACTGCATATGGACTCCTGCTTTTATTACTGTTACTGACCCTATACTTCTCAAAACAAAAAAATATAACGATAAATTCACTCTCAGCATTTCCAACAATCTTATTGAAATGCTCAATGAATACAATCTCAAGCAAAGTCAACACGTTGAAATTATTAAATATCAGCTTTATGCCCTTCTTTTAAAGCTCAAGCGCTTAGCGGGAGAGGATAACACAATCTCTTATTCCGAGCGCCACCGTAAATCTCTTATAAAAATGGCAATAAATTATATAAATGAACACTATAAAGAGCAAATAAATCTTAATGACATTGCCAATCATCTGACTATAAGCCAGGTTTACCTTTGCAAGCTTTTTAAGGAAGAAATGAAAATGGGCGCAATCCAATATTTGCGCAAGGTAAGAGTTGACAAAGCTATACTTGTTCTTATGACCACCGAAAAAACCATACAGGAGATTTCCGAAGAGGTGGGCTTTAGTGATGTAAAAAGCTTTTTCTCTGCATTTAAAGCACAAATGGGTGTTACTCCTGCTTTGTATAAGCTGCATCATAAGCAAGTGAAAAAATAA